GTGTTTTCTCAATGACAGTATACCTTTTAAGCTGCTCTTGTGACATTAGATAATACACCTTGCCCTTCATAGTGACATTTTATCAAAATAATTAACAAGGTGACATTATCATAAAATAAACACATAGCTTGTATTTGACCTTTGTAAAATTATCTATCTTCTGATATAATTCAATTGCATTATATGGAAAGGAATAGTCTCAGGCTATGATGAAAAAGTGCAATTATATATCGGAAGCATTGAGTAAGAAGCTTAGTTTTTTGCTTTTTTTGATTTGTAGTCTAACAGGTGCAATACTGGTTGTTATATGCGCTTCCAAATATGGACCGGCTATATCTACAGATTCTGTCGCTTACATATATTCTGCCAAAAGTCTGCTTGCAGGAGAAGGTTATGTTTACTTTGGATATCAGTCTGCTTTTATACAATGGCCTCCCTTATATCCTTCACTGCTGGCATTGTTTATTGCTTTAGGAATTGAAGGATGGTCGGCAGCCCTCTATATTAATGCAGTTATTTTTTCAGGCGTAATTTTTTTGACAGGATTATGGCTGCTTAAAAATTCAAGGAGCCATGTGATAGCTTTTCTTGGTTCTTTATCAGTTTTATTTTCTATCCCTGTTTTTCATGTGTCAAAATATGTTTGGTCTGAACCTTTATTTATATTGCTGATTTTATTATTCATTATTCATATTGGTGAATATCTTAAAAATCAAAAAGTCCTGGATTTTTACCTGGCAGCCATATTCAGCTCACTGGCTTTTCTGACAAGATACAGCGGTGTAATTGTTGTACTGGCTGGTTGTGCAGTTCTTCTGCTTAAAAGAAATAAATGGTTTGACAAGATAAAGGATATAATAGTTTTTGGTTTGATTTCCGGATTACCATGGTTATTATGGGTTGTGAGGAATTACATGGTATCTTCCACATTGATGGGTGCCAGAACACCCTCCAATTATACTCTTCGGCAAAATATAAGCTTTGCATTAAAAACAATATCTTCCTGGTTTATTCCCGGCTCAGTGCTGCAGAATTTTCTAAGTTATGGCATTGTACCTGCCCTGGCAATAGCAATGTTGATTCTGGGAATAGCGCTTTATGTTACCCCTCTTCTGGCAGATGGAATTAAAAAAATATCAGATTTACGGGAAACTTTTATTCCAGTGGCAGCTCCCTTAGCTATTATTGTTTTTTATATACCCTATCTTGTTATATCTGCTTCTTCAATAGCTTTTGATACTATTGACGACAGGCTAATGTCTCCTGTATTTGTGCCATTGGTCTTAATTCTGCTATATGTCTTAGCATTGATTTTGAATACTATTGATGATAGTAAAAATAAAAGAATTAATTTATATTTCCTTTCAGGTATATTATTAATATTCCTTATATACCCTGCTGTTAAGGTCGTTGGTAATGTCCGGCAGTCAATAACGGAAGGCGCGGGAGTTTTTTCAACAGATAGATGGCATAATTCCGACCTTATAAACTATATTAAAGAAAATCCTCTAAACGGTGCCATTTACAGTAATAATCCCGATGCAATATATGTAATATCCGGACTGACTGCAATGTATACCCCTAAGAAAAACAGTTTATATGAATATGGGCTTGAAAAATTTAAAGACTCTTTAACCGGTAATTTCAATTCATACATTGTTTGGTTTAACGGGAATAATCCAGGCACTATTTATAATGTTGAAGAACTTGGTCTTTATTTTAAGATTGAACCAGTAAAAGAATTATCGGATGGAATTATATACATTATAAAATAATGATATAAAATAATAGAAAAAAATATAGAGAATTATCATAATGCAAAGGTAGAAAATTTCCGGTTGTGCCGTTATGATTGGCACATATTGAGGAAATTCTATTACTAGTAAGATAGGAGATAAGGAGATTTTATGAGTATCGCAAAAAAACTGTATTTTTTTATTGTATCAATGCGTCCAAAACAATGGATAAAGAACGGTTTTGTATTTGCAGGACTAATTTTTTCAAGGTCATTTCTTAGTGTGAAACCTGTATTAACAACATTTTTTGCTTTTATACTGTTCTCCATAATATCAGGAGGAGTATATATAATTAATGATGTGGTTGACAGAAAAAAAGATGCTATGCATCCAAAAAAGAAAACCAGGCCTCTTGCTTCTGGAAAAATAAAGGCAGGAGAAGCTTTAGTGTTTGCTGCAATAGTCCTGGGTGCAGGCTTTTGCCTTTCATATATACTAAGTATTTCATTGTTTTATATTCTTGTTACATATTTCCTTATGACTCTTGCCTATTCATTAAAACTTAAAAATATAGTAATCCTTGATGTTATTATTATAGCTATGGGTTTTGTATTAAGAACAGTGGGTGGAGCAGTTGCCATACAGGTTACTATATCCCCGTGGCTTATTTTATGTACTACTTTACTGGCCCTTTTCCTGGCTCTTAACAAGAGGAAGAATGAATTATTGGTTTTATCAGATGACGCCGCACATCACAGAAAAATTCTTGAGGAATATTCACCTGAGCTTATAGATCAGATGCTTTCAGTGGTAACTTCCACCACTGTTATGTCCTATGCTCTTTATACATTTAACGCAGGAAAATCCTATTACATTATGTTAACTATTCCCTTTGTATTATATGGAATTTTCAGATACCAGTACCTGGCTTCCACCAAAGATATGGGAGGCAGCCCTGAAATGGCGCTATTAAAGGACAAGCCGCTTCTTATAGATGTTATACTCTGGATAATAACCAGTATAGTTATTGTATGGCTGTTTTATTAAGTTTTTTCAACAATCACAGGCATTGTTCTTTATTTAAGCAAGTTTCGACTCTGATTAAGATAAGGAATTTGTATTAAAACAATATTAAACTAAAAAAGAAAAAAGTGAAGGAATGTCCCTCTTCTTGACTCTGCCATCGGAATATTATAATATTAGAATATATTAATGTTGCAATTCAGTGGGAGGAGATTTATGTCACGGAAAGTTTTGATAGTAGGCGGGGTAGCCGGCGGGGCGAGTGCAGCAGCCAGACTTAGAAGGCTTGATGAAGATGCGGAAATCATTATCTTTGAAAAAGGCCGGCATATATCTTATGCTAATTGTGGACTACCCTACTATATAGGTGGGGTAATCGAAGAGGAAGACTTTTTGGTTGTGCAGACTCCAGAAGCAATGAAAAGCAGGTTTAATATTGATGTACGGGTTAACAGTGAGGTTATAAGCATTGATCCTCATAAAAAATCAATAGAAGTACATGACAAGATAAAGGATATTCTTTATAAAGAAACATATGATTATCTCATCCTTTCACCGGGAGCAGAACCGATAAGGCCAGATGTACCAGGAATGTTCGGAGATAAGGTGTTCACTCTAAGAACCATATTCGATACCAATAAAATAAAAGAATATGTTGACTCTGTAAAGCCAAAGAGGGCTGTGATAGTGGGAGCTGGCTTCATAGGCCTGGAAATAGCTGAAAATCTTCATAAAAGAGGCGTAAAAGTAACTATTGTTGAACTTGCAGACCATGTTATGGGTCCTCTCGATTTCGATATGGCAGCCATTTTACATCAACATTTGAAGGAAAATGGTGTTGAGTTATATTTAAATAATAGTGTGCGTTACTGCAGAGATGAAGGCTCATATAATATAATTGAACTCACTAGCGGAGAAACTATAAAAACCGACATGATAGTACTAGGGATAGGAGTAAGGCCGGATACAAAACTTGCATCAGATGCAGGACTGAAAATAGGAGCAACGGGTGGAATTTTAGTAAATGAATATATGCAGACCTCCGACCCTTATATATATGCTGTAGGAGATGCTGTAGAGATAAGAGATTTTTTAAGCGGCCAACCGGTACGTATACCCCTTGCAGGACCGGCAAATAAGCAGGGGAGGATAGCGGCTGATAATATTTGCGGAAGAAAGGAAAAATACACCGGCACTCAGGGTACATCCATATTGAAAGTATTCGATATTACTGCAGCATGCACAGGGAATAATGAAAGGATACTTAAGAGAAATAAGGTAGATTATGAAAAATCCTTTATCCATACCGCCAGTCATGCAACTTACTATCCAGGAGCAGTTTCCATGAGCATCAAACTTATATTTGAGAAGAAAGATGGAAAAATCCTTGGCGCACAGATTGTAGGTTACAAAGGGGTGGATAAGAGAATAGATGTAATTGCAACTGCCATAAGGGCAGGAATGACTGTATTTGATCTTGGTGAACTGGAACTTGCTTATGCACCTCCCTTTTCTTCTGCCAAAGACCCGGTGAATATTTCAGGATATGTGGCATCAAATATTCTAAAGAAAGATGTAGCTGTTTTCCATTGGGATGAAGTAGAATCCATTGATCCGGATAATTCTATTCTACTTGATGTAAGGACTGAAGAGGAACACAGGCAGGGGACAATAAAAAATTCAATTAATATTCCTTTAGATGAATTGAGGGAACGATTGGATGCCCTTCCGAAGGATAAAGAGATATTTGTATTCTGCCAGGCAGGCTTAAGAGGATACATAGCTTCAAGAATCCTTTTACAGAAGGGTTTTAAAAAAGTTAAAAATTTAAGCGGAGGATATGAGACTTATCAAGTAGCGATGCAAAAACAATCAAATGAGAAATTATATGATTATGATATATTGGTGAGGGAAAGCTTATTTCAGGAGGGTAAATTATGATAGACATGAAACAATATGAAAAAAAAGCTGAATTGCTTAAAGCCCTTGCCCATCCTCACAGACTGTGCATTGTTAAAGGACTTATGGAAAATAACTGCAATGTAACCCATATACAAAATTGCCTTGGGTTGCCTCAGTCTACTGTTTCTCAGCACCTTTCCAAGCTAAAGGCTGCTGGGATTATTGAGGGAAAAAGAGAAGGCTCGAACATATGCTATTCAGTTGTGAATAAAGACGTTATAAATATTATAAAGGTGCTGCTGGTGTAGAGGGACATTCCCTGAACCAAGCATCAAGAAGTCTCTTGCTTCTATAAGCGGGAGCTGAATTAATGCAAAATATAATAACAACCTTATTTAGTGGGAGATTGCTAGACCTCCATTGAATCCCCGAGCGAAGCGAGTTTGCTTGCAGCTTTAATTGTAATGGAAAATTTCCTGTGTTATAGAATACTAAGGGAACCTGCGGCATAAAAATATCGTAAAGATATTTTTATGTGAGGTGGCATTATAATGCGTAAATATATTCTTCTTGTTGTCATTATCGTCATGGTTGGTATTCTCGCGTCTGGATGCAGCATTCTTCAAAAATTAGGATTTATAGAGCCTGAAAATGATGAACTTCGTCCTGCAAGCAGTGTGGTTATGGAAGAGGAAATGGCCAGGAGGCTGGAAAACAAGTACCCAATTCGTCTATATTTTGCCAATGAAGATGGGACAAAGTTAAGGGTGGAGATTAGGTATATTGACGATTCTGAAACTGAAAAAGGAATTAACTATTTGGCTTCAATAATAGTTAATGAGCTGATTAATGGGCCTGCTGCCAAGGAAGGTTTACTTCCCACAATACCTGAAGGAACAAAATTAAATTTTGTAGAAGTAAAAGACGGAGTGGCTACAGTTGATTTAAGCAAAGAATTTGTAGATAATCATATGGGAGGAAGAAATGCAGAACAACTTACTTTGTATTCCATAGTGAATTCATTGACCGAGCTTAGTGAGATTCAAAAAGTGAAGTTTACAATTGATGGCAAGTCCCAGAAAGAATATAAAGGACATTTTAAATTTGATGTAGCATTTCCCAGAAATACTTCTATGGTAAGCAAGGAACCTGCTGTTTCAAGTATAACTGATACAGATGAATCTGAAGGCGGAGATGCAGGAGCGGAAGAAAAAGATTCCTTAGAAACCGATGTTAATATTAAAGATGAAGCCCTCGAGTAATATACTTGAGTATATTTAATCCTTTTTTAACGTTTATGTATATATTTATTTTTAATGGTAAATGTCTTATTGTTTTAGTTTAAAAAGGGCACTCCCCCAACTGAGGGAAAGAGATGCTTTTTCCTTAAGGAATGCCCTTTTAACTTATTATTGATGGGGACAGCAACCACCACATCTACTGAAATTTGGACAATTTGAAGGTTCTGTTTTTCTGCTTTGTATAATATTTACATTTGTAAAGATAGGGTCAAGGTCTGTACTTCCGCATTGCGGACATTTGATCTGTTTTTTTTCTCTCTGTGACATGCTTGCCATTATATTAAACTCTTCTCCGCATTTGGTACATTTTAGATCATAAAAAGGCATGTTTTTCACACTCCACACTTCTTAATTCTTAATAAAATACTTTATACTACCAGTTATTATATTATATATTATAACATGAACTTTGACATGAGAAATTATCATAGCGATTCATCCTAACCTTCGTCACAGAAGTGATAGTATTCTTGATATTTCTTTGATAAAATAATATGATATATTGTTATAGACGATGGAAACAATAATGTATTTAATTTATTAACAGTAGGTCTAATAAGAATTTAATGGATTTATTTATAAAAAGAGATTAATGTATAATGAGATTCATATAAAAATAGTATATTTATAATGATAGGATTTTAAGAAAAGAGAGGTTTAATATATGTCAAACAAAAAACGAATAGGAGTCATTTTCGGAGGCCGGTCACCTGAACATGAAGTTTCAAGAGTATCTGCTCAAAATGTTATAAATAATATAGACAGGGATAAATATGAGGTAGTGATGATTGGTATTACTAAAGACGGCCGCTGGCTTATATATGAAGGGCCTGTGAAAGAGGTCGGCACCGGGGGATGGCAGGCTATAGCTGAGGCAAATGAAAAAAACAATAAAATTAATGTTTTTGAATTGTTTTCAGGAGATAAATCTTCCGAATCTTTGAAGAATATCTGCAAAAGGCTTGATATAGTTTTCCCTGTTCTTCATGGGTGCAATGGAGAAGATGGAACAATACAGGGAATGTTTGAACTTTTTGGAATCCCTTATGTAGGGTGTGGAGTGTTGAGTTCTGCACTGGCAATGGATAAAGCTTATTCAAAGTTGATATTTGAAAAATATTCCATTCCAATAGGTAAATACCTGGTTTTTGACAGATCAGAGATAAATGAGGATAATATACATGGTATAATAGAAAAGGTTGAGGCAGTACATACATACCCATGTTTTGTAAAGCCTTCTAATACGGGTTCTTCCATTGGCGTAAGCAAAGCCCGTGACAGGAATCAGCTTGTAGATGCAATTTATTTGGCATCTAGGTATGACAGTAAAATTCTTATAGAAGAATATATTGAAGGCGGCGAATATGAGTGTGCTGTTTTGGGAAATAAAAAACCTGAAGCCTCTGTAGTAGGTGAAATTATTCCTTGTAATGAGTTTTATGACTATGAGGCAAAGTACAGCCCTGATAGCACCTCTAAAATTGTAATACCTGCCGAATTGCCAGAAGATATTTCTAATGAGATAAGAAAATATGCCATTGAAGCATTTAAGGCCTTAGAATGTTCCGGCCTTGCCAGAGTAGATTTTTTTGTGCAAAAAGGAACCAATAGAGTTTATATTAATGAAGTTAATACTCTTCCTGGCTTTACAAACATAAGTATGTATCCCAAGCTTTGGGAGGCAACAGGCATAAAATACTCCGAATTAATTGATAGATTGATTAATCTAGCGCTGGAGAGATTCCAGGACAGAAAAAGAGAAATTGATATTTAGTCTGGGAGGCACAGCTATGGATAAAGATGTTATTATTTCCGTAAAAGGAACGCAGACATTATTTAATAATGAAAAAAGTGAATTAGAGTTGATTACTGAAGGAAAATACTATAAGGATGGTGATGCCTATCTTATTACCTATGATGAAAGTGAAGTAACAGGAATGGAGGGTACTACCACAATATTAAAAGTTGCAGACGGAGTTGTAACATTAATGAGATGCGGTTCCATTAATTCCATTTTTATGTTCCAGCGGGGGCAAAAACATATTTCTTATTATGATACTGAATATGGAACGTTTTCTGTAGGTGTTGTCACAAATGATCTTAATATAAATGTTAATGATAATGGCGGAGAAATAAGAGTTGGTTATCAGTTGGAATTTAACAATAATAGGTCAGGATATAATGATTTTCATATGTTAATCAGAGAGGCAGGAAATACAGATGATAAATATAATAGACGATATAAAACTGGAAATTAGAGAAACTATTAAGAAAGCTATTATTAAATCACAGGAAAATGGCCTTCTTCCGGCTGTTGAAATACCTGAAATAAATATTGAAATTCCCAGGGAAAAGGAGCATGGAGAGTTTTCATCAAATATTGCCATGCAGATTACCAGACTGGTTAAGAAACCACCGAGACAAACAGCGGAAATAATTATTAACAATATGGAACTGGATGACAGCAATATTGCGAAGGTAGAATGTGCAGGACCAGGCTTTATGAATTTCTATCTCAGCAGAAAGTGGTTGTCTCAAACTCTTAAGAATATCCAAAAAGAGAAGGAAGACTACGGTAAATCCGATATTGGTAAAGGCCAAAAGGTAATGGTGGAGTTTGTCAGCGCAAATCCTACAGGGCCTTTACATATGGGCAATGCCAGGGGAGGGGCACTTGGAGATTGTATAGCAAGCGTGCTGGAAGCTTCGGGATATAAAGTGCACCGTGAATTCTATATAAATGATGCCGGAAATCAGATCGAGAAGTTTGCATTATCCTTGGAAGCCAGATATATTCAGCTTCTCAAAGGTGAAGAGGCGGTTGCGTTTCCTGA
Above is a window of Clostridiaceae bacterium DNA encoding:
- a CDS encoding decaprenyl-phosphate phosphoribosyltransferase; the encoded protein is MSIAKKLYFFIVSMRPKQWIKNGFVFAGLIFSRSFLSVKPVLTTFFAFILFSIISGGVYIINDVVDRKKDAMHPKKKTRPLASGKIKAGEALVFAAIVLGAGFCLSYILSISLFYILVTYFLMTLAYSLKLKNIVILDVIIIAMGFVLRTVGGAVAIQVTISPWLILCTTLLALFLALNKRKNELLVLSDDAAHHRKILEEYSPELIDQMLSVVTSTTVMSYALYTFNAGKSYYIMLTIPFVLYGIFRYQYLASTKDMGGSPEMALLKDKPLLIDVILWIITSIVIVWLFY
- a CDS encoding D-alanine--D-alanine ligase encodes the protein MSNKKRIGVIFGGRSPEHEVSRVSAQNVINNIDRDKYEVVMIGITKDGRWLIYEGPVKEVGTGGWQAIAEANEKNNKINVFELFSGDKSSESLKNICKRLDIVFPVLHGCNGEDGTIQGMFELFGIPYVGCGVLSSALAMDKAYSKLIFEKYSIPIGKYLVFDRSEINEDNIHGIIEKVEAVHTYPCFVKPSNTGSSIGVSKARDRNQLVDAIYLASRYDSKILIEEYIEGGEYECAVLGNKKPEASVVGEIIPCNEFYDYEAKYSPDSTSKIVIPAELPEDISNEIRKYAIEAFKALECSGLARVDFFVQKGTNRVYINEVNTLPGFTNISMYPKLWEATGIKYSELIDRLINLALERFQDRKREIDI
- a CDS encoding CoA-disulfide reductase; the protein is MSRKVLIVGGVAGGASAAARLRRLDEDAEIIIFEKGRHISYANCGLPYYIGGVIEEEDFLVVQTPEAMKSRFNIDVRVNSEVISIDPHKKSIEVHDKIKDILYKETYDYLILSPGAEPIRPDVPGMFGDKVFTLRTIFDTNKIKEYVDSVKPKRAVIVGAGFIGLEIAENLHKRGVKVTIVELADHVMGPLDFDMAAILHQHLKENGVELYLNNSVRYCRDEGSYNIIELTSGETIKTDMIVLGIGVRPDTKLASDAGLKIGATGGILVNEYMQTSDPYIYAVGDAVEIRDFLSGQPVRIPLAGPANKQGRIAADNICGRKEKYTGTQGTSILKVFDITAACTGNNERILKRNKVDYEKSFIHTASHATYYPGAVSMSIKLIFEKKDGKILGAQIVGYKGVDKRIDVIATAIRAGMTVFDLGELELAYAPPFSSAKDPVNISGYVASNILKKDVAVFHWDEVESIDPDNSILLDVRTEEEHRQGTIKNSINIPLDELRERLDALPKDKEIFVFCQAGLRGYIASRILLQKGFKKVKNLSGGYETYQVAMQKQSNEKLYDYDILVRESLFQEGKL
- a CDS encoding zinc ribbon domain-containing protein is translated as MPFYDLKCTKCGEEFNIMASMSQREKKQIKCPQCGSTDLDPIFTNVNIIQSRKTEPSNCPNFSRCGGCCPHQ
- a CDS encoding GerMN domain-containing protein; translation: MRKYILLVVIIVMVGILASGCSILQKLGFIEPENDELRPASSVVMEEEMARRLENKYPIRLYFANEDGTKLRVEIRYIDDSETEKGINYLASIIVNELINGPAAKEGLLPTIPEGTKLNFVEVKDGVATVDLSKEFVDNHMGGRNAEQLTLYSIVNSLTELSEIQKVKFTIDGKSQKEYKGHFKFDVAFPRNTSMVSKEPAVSSITDTDESEGGDAGAEEKDSLETDVNIKDEALE
- a CDS encoding DUF1934 domain-containing protein, with the translated sequence MDKDVIISVKGTQTLFNNEKSELELITEGKYYKDGDAYLITYDESEVTGMEGTTTILKVADGVVTLMRCGSINSIFMFQRGQKHISYYDTEYGTFSVGVVTNDLNINVNDNGGEIRVGYQLEFNNNRSGYNDFHMLIREAGNTDDKYNRRYKTGN
- a CDS encoding winged helix-turn-helix transcriptional regulator; the encoded protein is MIDMKQYEKKAELLKALAHPHRLCIVKGLMENNCNVTHIQNCLGLPQSTVSQHLSKLKAAGIIEGKREGSNICYSVVNKDVINIIKVLLV